Proteins from a genomic interval of Motacilla alba alba isolate MOTALB_02 chromosome 11, Motacilla_alba_V1.0_pri, whole genome shotgun sequence:
- the LOC119705736 gene encoding hydrocephalus-inducing protein homolog: MPFLLDVYQARPHWRHSFSRNSASSLTEKELSGVLTPSAFQKEMSLSTKERLARDKKLSLPQIVQPQDKHETSHHKLSAADPQQSSFQPCPPEVVFQNYSPGEVYEVPVLLRNRDNIPHLMKVTLVNSPYFQLVGPDDACRKVPPGLYTTARVRFTPGVNKDYFHELVCSTEREKFIVPIRAIGARAILDFPDQVDFSVCPVKSSSQKTLLIRNVGNREARFQLSTQSLFSVIPAMGTLDVGDSMQVDVEFQPLKTGDHSGSLVVHYDTGEETHTSLQGSAVEAHIKLDRGTVTVEQTYITLSNHATVLIHNQSNIIARFQWKAVATGEEEHQLELRQYPRVYHQQKEKLNDLLKEHGVDTTFIERLALLNNSFQREMAEIREDLMLFDDDIFFLDPKEGEIWPKCSAEIRVFFKPQKARVYRRVVYCDISGRERRLPLFLTGEGLGPRLCFVFKELNIGEVCVRVTHTYEALLFNDGPIEAPFKLVPPTTAMGSSFKLLPQEGIVAPYKLQVIGVSFYPTILGEFEEQFCFHVTECPKPVTFTIRGCVMGPTFHFDMPALPFGDMAFGFPRTLKCCLYNTSMTPIDFQLSVPGDGLMYPSVNSYTQIHRSGRQNWRPEARCLKTLKQFAISPFRGTVRALGSQDIEVTLCPNIAGKYNLELVLDVVDVGKKVLTLPITARCIVPPLRVPNPVVMFGHCFLKARYYEKLTVVNDSDFPGCYYVLPQEGRDEDSARYASPVPSGIIKPHSSVEIPIALEARRLGECTITAGLAVFGRPGPPKEILLKFIGQGPVVYVYPQEINFGSIPVLEDCFQTLRLVNHCEIPATFQVEMERKCCCWKIEPSKGEVPPNCEVSVVVTANLNDTVKFQEKIKVFVEDSLIAIITAQAVGIGTTVVMDKPLLPKLDLKSHFSLTPCYFHFKMTNRGRRIHRLYWSTEVSRTFRRRTRPPARGGKSKNASQIPRPGSPVFKLRPLQVELRQGESVDMVLEACSSTVQVVKERLLCQAVVGKETTKKQIMQMDVICNFICPVVQMSSRAITFRVEKKPGDVLGLQYQPLSLKNTCLLPFNIV; the protein is encoded by the exons atgccatttttactAGATGTGTACCAGGCCAGGCCTCATTGGAGGCACAGCTTTTCTCGCAACTCTGCATCAtctttaacagaaaaagaattaagCGGTGTG cTGACTCCCTCTGCCTTCCAGAAGGAGATGTCTCTCAGCACCAAGGAGAGGCTGGCCAGAGATAAGAAGCTGAGTCTGCCTCAGATTGTCCAGCCTCAAGACAAGCATGAGACCTCCCATCACAAG TTGTCGGCAGCTgacccacagcagagctcattTCAGCCTTGCCCACCAGAGGTGGTGTTTCAGAACTACAGCCCTGGGGAGGTGTATGAAGTGCCCGTGCTGCTGAGGAACAGGGACAAT ATTCCTCACTTGATGAAGGTCACCTTGGTGAACTCCCCTTATTTCCAGCTGGTGGGCCCCGATGACGCGTGCCGCAAGGTGCCACCGGGCCTCTACACGACTGCCCGTGTCCGCTTCACCCCTGGGGTGAACAAG GATTATTTCCACGAGCTtgtctgcagcactgaaagGGAAAAGTTCATTGTGCCCATTCGGGCCATTGGTGCCCGAGCCATCCTGGACTTCCCTGACCAGGTGGACTTCTCCGTGTGTCCGGTCAAGTCCAGCAGCCAGAAGACTCTGCTGATTCGCAATGTTGGTAACCGGGAAGCTCGTTTCCAGCTGAGCACCCAGAG CCTTTTCTCTGTCATTCCGGCCATGGGAACTCTGGATGTTGGTGACAGCATGCAGGTGGATGTAGAATTTCAGCCACTGAAGACTGGTGACCATTCTGGGTCCCTTGTCGTGCACTACGACACAG GTGAAGAGACCCACACAAGCCTTCAGGGAAGTGCTGTGGAGGCCCACATCAAGCTGGACAGGGGAACCGTGACCGTTGAGCAGACGTACATCACACTGTCAAACCACGCGACTGTGCTCATCCACAACCAGAGTAATATCATAGCCCGCTTCCAGTGGAAGGCTGTTGCTACTGGGGAAGAGGAGcatcagctggagctgag GCAGTATCCCAGGGTATATCATCAGCAAAAGGAGAAGCTGAATGATTTGCTGAAGGAGCACGGAGTGGACACCACTTTCATAGAACGCCTTGCTCTTCTCAACAACAGCTTCCAGAGGGAGATGGCAGAGATCAGAGAAGATCTCATGCTGTTCGACGATGACATTTTCTTCCTTGATCCGAAG GAGGGTGAGATCTGGCCGAAGTGCTCGGCTGAAATCAGAGTGTTCTTCAAGCCCCAGAAAGCCCGGGTCTATAGGCGAGTAGTTTACTGCGACATCTCAG GCCGTGAGAGGAGGCTGCCCCTGTTCCTCACAGGGGAAGGCCTTGGGCCCCGGCTCTGTTTCGTCTTTAAGGAACTGAACATCGGGGAGGTTTGTGTCAGAGTAACCCACACATATGAG gcgCTCCTGTTCAACGATGGGCCTATTGAGGCTCCCTTCAAACTCGTCCCTCCAACCACAGCCATGGGCTCCAGCTTCAAACTTCTGCCCCAGGAGGGCATCGTGGCACCATACAAGCTGCAGGTCATCGGGGTCTCCTTCTATCCCACCATCCTGGGGGAGTTTGAGGAACAATTCTGCTTCCATGTGACTGAATGCCCTAAGCCTGTGACCTTCACTATCAG GGGCTGCGTGATGGGACCGACTTTCCATTTTGATATGCCCGCCCTCCCTTTTGGTGACATGGCCTTTG GTTTTCCTCGCACCTTGAAGTGTTGCCTGTATAACACCTCCATGACACCCATAGACTTCCAGCTCAGCGTTCCTGGGGATGGCTTGATGTACCCCAGTGTTAACAGCTACACTCAGATACACAGAAGCGGTAGGCAGAATTGGAGGCCAGAAGCTCGATGTCTTAAGACGCTAAAGCAATTTGCCATAAGTCCCTTCAGGGGGACCGTCCGTGCCCTGGGATCCCAGGATATCGAG GTCACCCTGTGTCCCAACATTGCTGGAAAGTACAAtctggagctggtgctggacGTGGTTGATGTTGGCAAGAAGGTGTTGACACTGCCCATCACAGCCAG ATGCATCGTTCCTCCACTGCGAGTGCCCAACCCCGTCGTGATGTTTGGGCACTGCTTTCTAAAGGCCCGCTATTATGAGAAGCTGACCGTTGTGAATGACAGCGACTTTCCTGGCTGCTACTATGTTCTCCCTCAG GAAGGCAGGGATGAGGATTCTGCGAGGTACGCCAGCCCTGTGCCGTCTGGGATTATCAAGCCTCACAGCTCGGTGGAGATCCCAATTGCACTCGAGGCCCGGCGCCTGGGAGAGTGCAccatcactgctgggctggCCGTGTTTGGGAGACCAGGACCCCCAAAG GAAATCCTTTTGAAGTTCATCGGCCAGGGACCCGTTGTTTATGTCTACCCGCAAGAGATAAACTTTGGCTCTATCCCAGTCTTAGAAGATTGTTTCCAAACTTTGCGACTTGTCAATCACTGTGAGATTCCTGCAACCTTCCAGGTAGAGATG gaaaggaaatgctgctgctggaaaattgAGCCCAGTAAAGGAGAGGTCCCCCCTAATTGTGAGGTGTCCGTGGTTGTCACAGCAAACCTGAATGACACAGTGAAATTCCAGGAGAAGATTAAGGTGTTCGTTGAGGACAGCCTTATTGCCATCATcactgcccaggctgtgggCATTGGCACCACAGTTGTCATGGACAAGCCTCTCCTTCCGAAGCTCGACTTGAAGTCCCACTTCAG CCTTACTCCCTgctatttccatttcaaaatgaCAAACAGAGGACGACGCATCCATCGGCTGTACTGGAGCACAGAAGTTTCCCGCACCTTCCGGCGCCGTACTCGTCCCCCTGCCCGCGGTGGCAAAAGCAAAAATGCTTCCCAGATCCCCAGACCTGGCAGCCCCGTGTTTAAGCTGCGGCCACTGCAGGTGGAGCTGAGGCAGGGCGAGTCTGTGGACATGGTGCTGGaagcctgctccagcactgtcCAG GTGGTGAAGGAGCGGCTGCTGTGTCAGGCTGTCGTGGGGAAAGAGACAACAAAGAAACAGATAATGCAAATGGATGTCATCTGCAACTTCATTTGCCCTGTTGTACAAATGTCTTCCAGAGCAATCACTTTCCGTGTGGAAAAG AAACCCGGTGATGTCCTGGGGCTGCAGTACCAGcctttgtctttaaaaaacacCTGCCTGCTGCCATTCAACATTGTG
- the LOC119705735 gene encoding neurofilament heavy polypeptide-like has protein sequence MDTPSSPLEAKKAFSILPPSGVLQPGESQQVSFTLSGHLNTISNVTALCHVEGGPTYEVLLTGEVSRVSNSLRPREINCGLQILRMAVGSEYQKSFFMPPRAVGETLPPEVLQNHEAQRRPEAQQAKLKARAEAEAKAMGKAAAELQWEKAMQRSIKHVMQMDKDEYDALPKEKKAKVDKIILEKKRIRRNRELKRLAQKLEEEAKALEEEERRNEEERQKKEKKGVSVGKQPTKPEKKESKGPGKKENKIPKKETKPSEKLESKAPEKDTKSTEKKNKPPEKKKTKSTEKKGSKILKQETQPPEKKNKPPEKEPKPPGQKGSRIPEKETKAPKKGEPKALVKRQTKDPKKGGTKIPEDQAEMENLILRFQIYESWQQNFSYWDRVLQGTMQFPVIQKGNKSQPAAGSKGQKTKKPQEKVKKPEQKSGDQRNLQSCQLEMRSRVAEGTVR, from the exons GCTTTCAGTATCCTGCCACCGTCAggtgtgctgcagccaggagagagcCAGCAGGTCTCCTTCACCCTCTCTGGCCACCTCAACACCATCTCCAATGTCACGGCGCTGTGCCACGTGGAGGGAGGCCCCACCTACGAGGTGCTGCTGACCGGGGAGGTCTCACGTGTCAGTAACTCCCTGAGGCCCCGGGAGATCAACTGTGGCTTACAG ATCCTGCGGATGGCAGTGGGGTCTGAGTACCAGAAGAGCTTCTTTATGCCTCCACGTGCCGTGGGTGAGACGCTgcccccagaggtgctgcagaaCCATGAAGCACAGAGGAGGCCAGAGGCTCAACAGGCAAAGCTCAAGGCCAGGGCTGAGGCTGAGGCCAAGGCCATgggcaaggcagcagcag AACTGCAGTGGGAAAAAGCTATGCAGAGGAGCATAAAACATGTCATGCAAATGGATAAGGATGAGTATGATGCCCTCCCTAAGGAGAAGAAAGCCAAAGTGGATAAAATAATACTGGAAAAGAAGCGCATACGGAGGAACAG GGAGCTGAAGCGGCTGGCTCAAAAGCTTGAGGAGGAGGCAAAAGCCttagaggaggaagagaggcgGAATgaggaagagaggcagaagaaagaaaagaagggtgTCTCTGTGGGGAAGCAACCtacaaaaccagagaagaaggaaagcaaaggcccagggaagaaggaaaacaaaattccaaagaaagaaaccaaaccctcagagaagctggaaagcaaagcccCAGAGAAGGACACCAAatccacagagaagaaaaacaaacctccagaaaagaagaaaaccaaatccACAGAGAAGAAGGGAAGCAAAATCCTAAAGCAGGAAACCCAACccccagagaagaaaaacaaacctccaGAAAAGGAACCCAAACCCCCAGGGCAGAAGGGAAGTAGAATCCCAGAGAAGGAAACCAAAGCTCCAAAGAAGGGGGAACCCAAAGCCCTAGTGAAGAGGCAAACCAAAGACCCAAAGAAGGGAGGAACCAAAATCCCAGAGGACCAAGCTGAGATGGAGAACTTGATCCTGAGGTTTCAGATCTATGAGTCATGGCAGCAGAATTTCTCCTACTGGGACAGGGTACTGCAGGGAACCATGCAGTTTCCTGTGATCCAAAAAGGAAACAagtcccagcctgcagctggaagCAAAGGTCAGAAGACCAAAAAACCTcaggagaaggtgaagaagcCAGAACAAAAAAGTGGAGACCAAAGGAATCTTCAGTCATGTCAGCTGGAGATGCGAAGCAGAGTTGCAGAGGGGACAGTCAGATGA